From one Streptomyces sp. R41 genomic stretch:
- a CDS encoding amino acid ABC transporter permease, with protein MSQPPGAAVSLAEAPPAESPAKPLTAQRVLPLRRPGRWIATAVVLVVVAQIIHGLATNPFYQWDRFRYWFLRPTILDGLVITLEVAALSAVLGLLGGVLLALARLSGSPVLRAVSWVYTWLFRSVPLIVVLIFLYNFSALYKTLSLGVPFGPAFVTFDESRLATDMAVAVIGLSLNEAAYASEVVRGGILSVDQGQHEAAAALGLPKTYQFTRIVFPQALRSITPNYVNQLIGLIKGTSLVFYVSLLDLFGSVQTMGSTYPGDIVPLLLVATVWYLILTSAVSVVQFYVERYFARGATRTLPPTPLQKVRTGLSDLRARLRKEAAV; from the coding sequence ATGAGTCAACCCCCTGGCGCCGCCGTGTCCCTGGCCGAGGCACCGCCCGCAGAATCCCCGGCGAAGCCGCTCACAGCCCAGCGCGTGCTGCCGCTGCGCAGGCCGGGCCGCTGGATCGCCACAGCCGTCGTCCTGGTCGTGGTCGCCCAGATCATCCACGGCCTGGCCACGAACCCCTTCTACCAGTGGGACCGCTTCCGCTACTGGTTCCTGCGCCCCACCATCCTCGACGGCCTCGTCATCACCCTCGAAGTGGCCGCGCTCAGTGCGGTGTTGGGGTTGCTCGGTGGGGTCCTGCTCGCCCTCGCCAGGCTCTCCGGGAGCCCGGTGCTGCGCGCGGTGAGCTGGGTGTACACGTGGCTGTTCCGCTCCGTACCGCTGATCGTCGTCCTGATCTTCCTCTACAACTTCAGCGCCCTCTACAAGACGTTGAGCCTCGGTGTGCCGTTCGGGCCGGCCTTCGTCACCTTCGACGAGTCGCGGCTCGCCACCGACATGGCGGTCGCCGTCATCGGCCTGAGTCTCAACGAGGCGGCGTACGCGTCCGAGGTCGTCCGCGGCGGAATCCTCTCCGTCGACCAGGGCCAGCACGAGGCGGCTGCCGCGCTCGGCCTGCCGAAGACGTACCAGTTCACCCGGATCGTCTTCCCGCAGGCGCTCAGGTCCATCACCCCGAACTACGTCAACCAGCTGATCGGCCTGATCAAGGGCACGTCCCTGGTGTTCTACGTGTCGCTGCTCGACCTGTTCGGCTCGGTGCAGACGATGGGCAGCACCTACCCCGGCGACATCGTGCCGCTGCTGCTGGTCGCCACCGTCTGGTACCTGATCCTCACGAGTGCCGTGTCCGTCGTCCAGTTCTACGTCGAGCGGTACTTCGCCCGGGGCGCGACGCGCACCCTGCCGCCGACACCGCTGCAGAAGGTGCGAACCGGCCTGAGTGATCTGCGGGCCCGGCTGCGCAAGGAGGCCGCCGTATGA
- a CDS encoding amino acid ABC transporter ATP-binding protein, with protein MTTAQTLDARPAALEVHDVHKWYGAHRVLDGVDLTVRPGEVTVILGPSGSGKSTLLRVINHLEKPEVGYVSVNGELIGVRRHGERLKELSERAILTQRSRIGFVFQNFNLFPHLTVLDNVAAAPVATGKLTKPEARELARELLGRVGLGEKSGAYPRQLSGGQQQRVAIARALALRPGIILFDEPTSALDPELVGEVLAVIKDLATSGTTLVVVTHEIGFAREVADRIVFIDGGRVLEQGPPAQVLDHPRHERTRDFLSKVL; from the coding sequence ATGACCACCGCCCAGACCCTCGACGCGCGTCCCGCCGCCCTTGAGGTCCATGACGTGCACAAGTGGTACGGCGCCCACCGGGTGCTCGACGGGGTCGACCTGACCGTGCGGCCCGGCGAGGTCACCGTCATCCTCGGTCCCTCCGGCTCCGGCAAGTCGACGCTGTTGCGGGTGATCAACCACCTGGAGAAGCCCGAGGTCGGATACGTCAGCGTCAATGGCGAGTTGATCGGCGTACGACGGCATGGCGAGCGTCTGAAGGAACTCAGCGAACGCGCCATCCTGACCCAGCGCAGCCGCATCGGCTTCGTCTTCCAGAACTTCAACCTCTTCCCGCATCTCACCGTCCTCGACAACGTGGCCGCCGCACCCGTGGCCACCGGGAAGCTGACCAAGCCCGAGGCCCGGGAGCTGGCACGGGAACTGCTCGGCCGGGTGGGCCTGGGAGAGAAGTCCGGCGCCTACCCGCGCCAGCTGTCCGGCGGCCAGCAGCAGCGCGTGGCCATCGCCCGCGCCCTCGCCCTGCGCCCGGGGATCATCCTGTTCGACGAGCCCACCTCGGCGCTCGACCCCGAACTCGTCGGCGAGGTCCTGGCCGTCATCAAGGACCTGGCGACCAGCGGCACCACCCTCGTCGTCGTCACGCACGAGATCGGCTTCGCCCGCGAGGTCGCCGACCGGATCGTCTTCATCGACGGTGGCCGCGTCCTCGAACAGGGCCCGCCCGCCCAGGTGTTGGACCACCCGCGGCACGAGCGGACCCGGGACTTCCTCAGCAAGGTGCTCTGA
- a CDS encoding ABC transporter substrate-binding protein, whose translation MPTHFSRRSLIRRSLIRGITAASAVASLAAGLAACGGDSDAATTTDVAGTVTVGQLSNGAAQQTELKVSEVKSISAELPASVRRSGKLEIGVGALPDGFPPLAYVGSDQKTLTGAEPDFGRLVAAVLGLKPELKNSTWENMFVGVDSGKVDVAFANITDTEERKKKYDFASYRKDNVGFEVLKKSTWNFDGDYENLAGKTVAVDNGTNQEKILLEWQTKLKKEGKQLTVKHFASKNSTYLALTGGKIDAYFAANPGVAYHVTQTAKSPNPTRSAGTFSGAGASLQGLIAATTKKDSGVAAPIADAINYLIKNGQYAKWLSAWNLSDEAVAKAEVNPAGLPLDNS comes from the coding sequence ATGCCTACGCACTTCTCTCGACGCAGCCTGATACGACGCAGCCTGATACGCGGAATCACCGCGGCGAGTGCCGTTGCCTCACTGGCCGCCGGGCTCGCCGCCTGCGGGGGCGACAGCGACGCCGCCACCACGACCGACGTCGCGGGCACGGTGACCGTGGGACAGCTGTCCAACGGGGCCGCCCAGCAGACCGAGTTGAAGGTCTCCGAGGTGAAGTCGATCAGCGCCGAGCTGCCCGCGTCGGTCCGCAGGAGCGGCAAGCTGGAGATCGGCGTCGGCGCCCTGCCCGACGGCTTCCCGCCCCTGGCGTACGTCGGCTCGGACCAGAAGACCCTCACCGGCGCGGAACCCGACTTCGGCCGCCTGGTCGCCGCGGTGCTCGGCCTGAAGCCGGAGCTGAAGAACTCCACCTGGGAGAACATGTTCGTCGGTGTCGACAGCGGCAAGGTCGACGTGGCCTTCGCCAACATCACCGACACCGAGGAGCGCAAGAAGAAGTACGACTTCGCCTCCTATCGGAAGGACAACGTCGGCTTCGAGGTGCTCAAGAAGAGCACGTGGAACTTCGACGGCGACTACGAGAACCTCGCCGGAAAGACCGTCGCCGTCGACAACGGCACCAACCAGGAGAAGATCCTTCTGGAGTGGCAGACCAAGCTCAAGAAGGAGGGCAAACAGCTCACCGTCAAGCATTTCGCGAGCAAGAACAGCACCTACCTGGCGCTGACCGGCGGAAAGATCGACGCGTACTTCGCCGCCAACCCCGGTGTCGCCTACCACGTCACGCAGACCGCCAAGTCGCCCAACCCGACGCGCAGCGCGGGCACGTTCTCCGGCGCCGGCGCGTCGCTGCAAGGCCTGATCGCGGCGACCACGAAGAAGGACAGCGGCGTGGCCGCACCGATCGCCGACGCGATCAACTACCTGATCAAGAACGGCCAGTACGCGAAGTGGCTGTCCGCCTGGAACCTCTCCGACGAGGCCGTCGCCAAGGCCGAGGTCAACCCGGCCGGCCTGCCGCTCGACAACTCCTGA
- a CDS encoding putative leader peptide: MAVPLSYMMPNSVEVMDMLSASRLPVRELAPRRRVRLHTRPHIDLLRVAGALCCA, translated from the coding sequence GTGGCCGTGCCGTTGTCCTACATGATGCCGAACTCCGTGGAGGTGATGGACATGCTCAGCGCGTCCCGCCTTCCCGTGAGGGAGCTCGCGCCGCGCCGCCGCGTGCGCCTCCACACCCGGCCGCACATCGATCTGCTGCGCGTGGCCGGCGCGCTCTGTTGCGCCTGA
- a CDS encoding LLM class flavin-dependent oxidoreductase yields MSSSSSTPLHLAVALDGAGWHPAAWREPVARPRELLTAAYWTDLVAEAERGLLDFVTIEDALGLQSSHFTEPDGRTDQVRGRLDAVLIAARVAPLTSHIGLVPTVVATHTEPFHISKAIATLDYVSTGRAGVRVQVSARANEAAHFGRRTFPPFRFEDLESPAIRELSVELFDEAADYVEAVRRLWDSWEDDAEIRDVATGRFVDRDKLHYIDFEGRHFSVKGPSITPRPPQGQPLVTALAHESGTGAPFRLVGRSTDLGYVTPHDAEQARAVVAAVRAAQDASGRAAEPLHLFGDLVVFLDDDPAAAVARRERLDSIAGHPYTSDARIFTGTHVQLADLLQELAEAGLSGFRLRPAVVGHDLPAVTRGLVPELQRRGAFRESYEADTLRGLLGLARPANRYAATTV; encoded by the coding sequence GTGTCCTCATCCAGCTCTACCCCCCTGCATCTCGCCGTCGCGCTCGACGGCGCCGGCTGGCATCCGGCCGCGTGGCGCGAGCCGGTGGCCCGCCCGCGGGAGCTGCTCACCGCCGCCTACTGGACCGACCTGGTCGCCGAGGCCGAGCGCGGGCTGCTCGACTTCGTGACGATCGAGGACGCGCTCGGGCTCCAGTCCTCGCACTTCACCGAACCCGACGGGCGGACGGACCAGGTACGCGGACGCCTCGACGCCGTCCTCATCGCGGCCCGCGTCGCGCCATTGACCAGCCACATAGGACTGGTGCCGACGGTGGTGGCCACCCACACGGAGCCTTTCCATATCTCCAAGGCGATCGCCACCCTCGACTATGTGAGCACAGGCCGCGCGGGCGTCAGGGTGCAGGTGTCGGCGCGCGCGAACGAGGCCGCGCACTTCGGCCGCCGTACCTTCCCCCCGTTCCGTTTCGAGGACCTGGAGAGCCCGGCCATCAGGGAGTTGAGCGTCGAGCTCTTCGACGAGGCCGCCGACTACGTCGAAGCGGTGCGCCGGCTGTGGGACAGCTGGGAGGACGACGCGGAGATCCGGGATGTGGCCACCGGCCGCTTCGTCGACCGCGACAAGCTGCACTACATCGACTTCGAGGGCAGGCACTTCAGCGTCAAGGGCCCCTCGATCACCCCCCGCCCGCCGCAAGGCCAGCCCCTGGTCACCGCGCTGGCCCACGAGAGCGGGACGGGCGCGCCGTTCCGGCTGGTGGGGCGTTCCACCGATCTCGGATACGTCACCCCGCACGACGCCGAGCAGGCACGCGCCGTCGTCGCCGCGGTGCGCGCCGCACAGGACGCCTCCGGGCGTGCCGCGGAGCCGCTGCACCTCTTCGGCGACCTGGTGGTGTTCCTGGACGACGACCCCGCTGCCGCGGTGGCGCGCCGCGAGCGTCTCGACTCGATCGCGGGTCACCCGTACACCAGCGACGCGCGGATCTTCACCGGAACGCACGTCCAACTGGCCGATCTGCTCCAGGAGTTGGCGGAGGCAGGGCTGTCCGGCTTCCGGCTGCGCCCCGCGGTCGTCGGCCACGACCTGCCGGCCGTCACCCGGGGCCTGGTTCCCGAACTCCAGCGCCGCGGCGCCTTCCGGGAGTCGTACGAGGCCGACACCCTGCGCGGGCTGCTGGGACTCGCGCGCCCCGCCAACCGCTACGCCGCCACCACCGTCTGA
- a CDS encoding NtaA/DmoA family FMN-dependent monooxygenase (This protein belongs to a clade of FMN-dependent monooxygenases, within a broader family of flavin-dependent oxidoreductases, the luciferase-like monooxygenase (LMM) family, some of whose members use coenzyme F420 rather than FMN.), whose protein sequence is MSKPLKQIHLAAHFPGVNNTTVWSDPQAGSHIEFSSFAHFARTAERAKFDFLFLAEGLRLREQGGKIYDLDVVGRPDTFTILTALAAVTEHLGLTGTINSTFNEPYEVARQFASLDHLSGGRAAWNVVTSWDAFTGENFRRGGFLPQEERYSRAREFLTTAHELFDSWHGDEIVADQETGTFLRDAKAGAFVHKGQHFDIEGQFNVPRSPQGRPVVFQAGDSDEGREFAASHADAIFSRYSTLKEGQAFYTDVKGRLARHGRSRDQLLILPAATFVLADTDAEARERAREVRRQQVSGATAIKHLEFVWNRDLSAYDPDGPLPDIDPDLGEHTIARGRAQVRMYRDPLATAREWRERAAANNWSIRDLVIETGNRQSFVGSPATVAETINSFVQADASDGFILVPHITPGGLDAFADTVVPLLQERGVFRTEYEGTTLRDHLGLTHPDESAPGERVAS, encoded by the coding sequence ATGAGCAAGCCGCTGAAGCAGATCCATCTGGCCGCCCATTTCCCCGGCGTCAACAACACCACCGTATGGAGCGACCCGCAGGCCGGCAGCCACATCGAGTTCAGCTCCTTCGCGCACTTCGCGCGGACCGCCGAACGCGCCAAGTTCGACTTCCTGTTCCTCGCCGAGGGGCTGCGGCTGCGTGAGCAGGGCGGCAAGATCTACGACTTGGACGTCGTGGGGCGGCCCGACACCTTCACGATCCTCACCGCGCTCGCCGCCGTCACCGAACACCTCGGTCTCACCGGCACCATCAACTCCACCTTCAACGAGCCGTACGAGGTGGCCCGCCAGTTCGCGAGCCTCGACCACCTCTCCGGCGGGCGGGCCGCGTGGAACGTCGTCACCTCCTGGGACGCCTTCACCGGCGAGAACTTCCGCCGCGGCGGCTTTCTCCCGCAGGAGGAGCGGTACTCCCGGGCCAGGGAGTTCCTCACCACCGCGCACGAGCTCTTCGACTCGTGGCACGGCGACGAGATCGTCGCCGACCAGGAGACCGGCACCTTCCTGCGCGACGCGAAGGCCGGAGCCTTTGTGCACAAGGGGCAGCACTTCGACATCGAGGGGCAGTTCAACGTCCCGCGCAGCCCGCAGGGCCGGCCGGTGGTCTTCCAGGCGGGCGACTCCGACGAGGGCCGCGAGTTCGCCGCCTCCCACGCCGACGCGATCTTCAGCCGGTACAGCACCCTCAAGGAAGGCCAGGCGTTCTACACGGACGTCAAGGGCCGCCTGGCCCGCCACGGCCGCAGCCGCGACCAGCTGCTGATCCTGCCCGCCGCGACCTTCGTCCTCGCGGACACCGACGCCGAGGCGCGCGAGCGCGCCCGCGAGGTGCGCCGGCAGCAGGTCAGCGGCGCCACGGCCATCAAGCACCTGGAGTTCGTCTGGAACCGCGACCTGTCGGCGTACGACCCGGACGGCCCGCTCCCCGACATCGATCCCGACCTCGGCGAGCACACCATCGCCCGCGGCCGTGCCCAGGTGCGCATGTACCGCGACCCGCTGGCCACCGCCCGGGAGTGGCGGGAGCGGGCGGCGGCCAACAACTGGTCGATCCGCGACCTGGTCATCGAGACCGGCAATCGGCAGTCCTTCGTCGGCTCCCCGGCCACCGTCGCCGAGACCATCAACTCCTTCGTCCAGGCCGACGCCTCCGACGGATTCATCCTCGTCCCGCACATCACCCCCGGGGGCCTCGACGCATTCGCCGACACCGTGGTCCCGCTGCTCCAGGAGCGCGGGGTCTTCCGCACGGAGTACGAGGGCACTACTCTGCGCGATCACCTCGGCCTGACCCATCCCGACGAGAGCGCGCCGGGCGAACGGGTCGCGTCGTGA
- a CDS encoding alpha/beta hydrolase family protein, with protein MRRSARAAVVLLCAGIPVLGACGDGDTGGKATKTTTTKATANDFGCLAGKQLKHSVTFKDTEGNDVDGYEAGTGATGIVLSHQSNNDVCSWIPSADELATAGYRVLAVNSNSSEVPEIEGAAARLRSEGAKKILLMGASKGGTASLVAASKIEPAVAAVVSLSGPGLYSDMDATKAVPDLAMPVYFLAAAGDGRFAQDAKDLDKLAKKSHGEKLEMVSGAAHGSDILLQQPSVWDEVKAFLKTYG; from the coding sequence ATGAGGCGATCGGCCCGGGCTGCCGTGGTGCTCCTGTGTGCCGGAATACCGGTGCTGGGGGCCTGCGGTGACGGCGACACCGGTGGCAAGGCGACGAAGACGACCACGACAAAGGCCACGGCCAACGACTTCGGGTGTCTTGCGGGCAAGCAGCTCAAGCACTCGGTGACCTTCAAGGACACCGAGGGCAACGACGTCGACGGCTACGAGGCAGGCACCGGCGCCACCGGCATCGTCCTGTCCCACCAGTCGAACAACGACGTCTGCTCCTGGATTCCGTCCGCCGACGAGCTCGCGACCGCCGGCTATCGGGTGCTCGCCGTCAACAGCAACTCCTCCGAAGTCCCGGAGATCGAGGGCGCCGCCGCCCGGCTGCGGAGTGAAGGAGCGAAGAAGATCCTTCTGATGGGTGCCTCGAAGGGCGGCACCGCCTCCCTCGTCGCCGCCTCGAAGATCGAGCCGGCCGTCGCGGCGGTGGTGTCCCTCTCGGGTCCTGGCCTCTACAGCGACATGGACGCCACGAAGGCGGTCCCGGACCTGGCCATGCCCGTCTACTTCCTCGCGGCGGCGGGCGACGGGCGCTTCGCCCAGGACGCCAAGGATCTCGACAAGCTGGCGAAGAAGTCCCACGGCGAAAAGCTGGAGATGGTCTCGGGCGCTGCCCATGGAAGCGACATCCTGCTGCAACAGCCGTCCGTCTGGGACGAGGTCAAGGCCTTCCTCAAGACGTACGGCTGA
- a CDS encoding choice-of-anchor D domain-containing protein: MRSTRGRRTGHRLLALLTGCLLLGTGGTLPVLAAAPARADESTVSVDNLRTGWDQNEPGLAPAQVSSSDFGQQFSTTVDGQVYAQPLVVGKTVVAATENAKVYGLDSASGKVNWTKNLGAPWPASAIGCGDLVPNFGVTSTPVYDPATKTVYLTAKINDGADTNHPNWYVHALDATTGTERSGWPVKVQGAPVNDPGHPFNAFTAAQRPGLLLMGGSVYVAFASHCDIGPYVGYVLGVNTTTRNTTLWATEDSSANGMAGIWMSGGGLVSDGPGRIFLSTGNGISPAPGPGSKPPGQLAESVVRLGVNSDGTMSAQDFFSPSNAPTLDQNDTDFGSGGPVALPGPTFGTTQHPRLMAQIGKDGRLFLLDRDNLGGRSQGPGGTDAVVGTFGPYEGVWGHPAVYGAEGGYVYTTGSRGPLRAFAYGVNGSGQPTLTNTGTSTGTFGYTSGSPVVTSTGTTPGSALVWAIYSDGSNGANGQIRAYDAVPSNGTLRLRFSAPIGTASKFAVPATDGGRVYVGTRDGHVLAFGRPSSGALTGSAVDFGRVAVGSTGHATAKVTATQDVTITAVTTPSGSRFSAAPTGLPVTLHSGDTYSVPVSFAPTTPGADSSVLNFTTNTGSFGLGLNGYGTQPGLVAAPSNLAFGTVATGTSKTLGVSFTNTGTEAETISGSSAPNAPFSAVGMPASGTVVQPQQSVTVQVKYSPTVAGDNSGTLSVTGQNGTATVSLTGTAVTGQAHLTITPTSTGFGNVAVGQSVTKTFDISNTGNIPLTITKAAPPAAPFHVTSPVSEGQVVGPDDVIHQAVTFSPTALGAVTGTYQLTSDDGRGPQNETLTGTGAAPSKVTVPAPGAGGWKLNGSAQLSGNDLQLTQTGGHQAGSGVFPVPVVTDGLKAAFTTVIGGGTGADGLTFGLLDPAKATPSALGADGGGLGWRGKPGVAITFDTYRNPGDPSSNFVGIATGESGGAFTYAATTTNVPNLRSGPHAVAVSISGKTITVSMDGIKLLTTTVASLPATALPAFTGATGGLTDIHTVRDTVITAASYAVPPPGPNGWTYNGSAVLSGTDLSLTKAVQNTKGSAVQATVVPSARLKATFTAEIGGGTGADGLAFLLLDSTRATPTALGGGGGGLGYAGLPGIAVTLDTYRNTGDPSANFVGVAIGGNGSPFQYAATSTAVPALRTGTHVVDVSVTTAGHILVSVDGTQVIDTAVTLPRNVLVGFSGATGGSTDNHTVRGVKITY; the protein is encoded by the coding sequence ATGCGCAGCACGCGCGGACGGCGCACAGGGCACCGGCTGCTCGCGCTGCTGACGGGTTGTCTGCTGCTGGGGACCGGCGGCACGTTGCCCGTGCTCGCGGCCGCGCCCGCCCGGGCCGACGAGTCGACGGTCTCGGTCGACAATCTCCGTACCGGATGGGACCAGAACGAGCCGGGCCTGGCGCCCGCCCAGGTGTCCAGCTCCGACTTCGGCCAGCAGTTCTCCACCACCGTGGACGGTCAGGTCTACGCCCAGCCGCTGGTCGTCGGCAAGACGGTCGTCGCTGCCACCGAGAACGCCAAGGTGTACGGGCTCGACTCGGCGTCCGGAAAGGTCAACTGGACGAAGAACCTGGGTGCGCCCTGGCCCGCGTCGGCGATCGGCTGCGGAGACCTGGTGCCGAACTTCGGGGTGACCTCGACCCCCGTCTACGACCCGGCCACCAAGACCGTCTACCTCACCGCCAAGATCAACGACGGTGCGGACACCAACCACCCCAACTGGTACGTCCACGCGCTGGACGCGACGACCGGTACCGAGCGCAGCGGCTGGCCGGTGAAGGTGCAGGGCGCGCCGGTCAACGACCCCGGACATCCCTTCAACGCGTTCACCGCCGCCCAGCGCCCCGGCCTGCTCCTGATGGGCGGCTCGGTGTACGTGGCCTTCGCCTCGCACTGTGACATCGGCCCGTACGTCGGTTATGTCCTCGGCGTCAACACCACGACCCGCAACACCACCCTGTGGGCCACCGAGGACTCCTCCGCCAACGGCATGGCGGGCATCTGGATGAGCGGCGGCGGCCTGGTCTCCGACGGCCCCGGCCGGATCTTCCTGTCCACCGGGAACGGCATCTCCCCGGCGCCCGGCCCGGGTTCGAAGCCGCCGGGTCAGCTGGCCGAGTCGGTGGTCCGCCTCGGCGTCAACAGCGACGGCACGATGTCCGCGCAGGACTTCTTCAGCCCCAGCAACGCCCCGACCCTCGACCAGAACGACACCGACTTCGGCTCGGGCGGTCCCGTGGCGCTGCCCGGTCCGACCTTCGGCACGACCCAGCACCCCCGTCTCATGGCGCAGATCGGCAAGGACGGCCGCCTCTTCCTCCTCGACCGGGACAACCTCGGCGGCCGCAGCCAGGGCCCCGGCGGCACCGACGCGGTGGTCGGCACCTTCGGCCCGTACGAGGGCGTCTGGGGGCACCCGGCCGTGTACGGCGCCGAGGGCGGCTATGTGTACACGACCGGCAGCCGAGGTCCGCTGCGGGCCTTCGCGTACGGCGTCAACGGCTCGGGCCAGCCCACCCTGACCAACACCGGCACCAGCACCGGCACTTTCGGCTACACCTCGGGCTCGCCCGTCGTGACCTCCACCGGCACCACGCCGGGCTCCGCCCTGGTCTGGGCGATCTACTCGGACGGCTCCAACGGGGCCAACGGCCAGATCCGCGCGTACGACGCCGTGCCCTCGAACGGGACGCTGAGGCTGCGCTTCTCGGCCCCGATCGGCACCGCGTCCAAGTTCGCCGTGCCCGCCACCGACGGCGGACGGGTCTACGTCGGCACCCGGGACGGCCACGTCCTCGCCTTCGGACGCCCGTCCAGCGGGGCGCTCACCGGCAGCGCGGTGGACTTCGGCCGGGTGGCCGTGGGCAGCACCGGCCACGCCACGGCCAAGGTGACCGCCACCCAGGACGTCACGATCACGGCGGTGACCACGCCGTCGGGCAGTCGGTTCTCCGCCGCGCCCACCGGTCTGCCGGTCACGCTGCACTCGGGCGACACCTACTCGGTGCCGGTCTCGTTCGCGCCGACCACACCCGGCGCGGACAGTTCCGTGCTGAACTTCACCACGAATACCGGCAGTTTCGGGCTCGGCCTGAACGGCTACGGCACCCAACCCGGCCTCGTGGCCGCCCCGTCCAACCTGGCCTTCGGCACCGTGGCCACCGGAACGTCCAAGACCCTGGGCGTGAGCTTCACCAACACCGGTACCGAGGCCGAGACGATCTCGGGGAGCAGCGCGCCGAACGCGCCGTTCAGCGCCGTCGGTATGCCCGCGAGCGGGACCGTCGTCCAGCCTCAGCAATCCGTCACCGTGCAGGTGAAGTACAGCCCGACGGTCGCCGGCGACAACAGTGGGACGCTCTCGGTCACCGGGCAGAACGGCACCGCGACCGTGAGTCTGACCGGCACGGCGGTGACCGGCCAGGCACATCTGACGATCACCCCGACGTCCACCGGCTTCGGCAATGTCGCGGTCGGGCAGTCGGTCACCAAGACCTTCGACATCAGCAACACGGGCAACATCCCCCTCACCATCACCAAGGCGGCACCGCCTGCGGCGCCGTTCCACGTGACCAGTCCCGTGAGCGAGGGTCAGGTCGTCGGCCCTGACGACGTGATCCACCAGGCCGTCACCTTCTCGCCGACCGCCCTCGGCGCGGTCACCGGCACCTACCAGCTCACCTCCGACGACGGCCGTGGACCGCAGAACGAAACGCTCACCGGCACGGGGGCCGCACCCAGCAAGGTCACCGTCCCGGCGCCCGGAGCGGGTGGCTGGAAGCTCAACGGATCCGCGCAGCTCTCCGGCAACGACCTCCAGCTCACCCAGACCGGCGGGCACCAGGCAGGCTCGGGAGTCTTCCCCGTCCCGGTGGTCACCGACGGCCTCAAGGCGGCGTTCACCACCGTCATCGGCGGCGGTACCGGCGCCGACGGCCTCACCTTCGGCCTGCTGGACCCGGCCAAGGCCACCCCCAGTGCGCTGGGCGCTGACGGCGGAGGCCTCGGCTGGCGGGGGAAGCCCGGCGTGGCGATCACCTTCGACACCTACCGCAACCCGGGCGACCCGTCGTCGAACTTCGTCGGCATCGCCACCGGGGAGAGCGGTGGCGCCTTCACCTACGCGGCGACCACCACCAACGTGCCCAACCTGCGCTCCGGCCCGCACGCCGTCGCCGTCTCCATCTCCGGGAAGACGATCACCGTCTCCATGGACGGCATCAAGCTGCTGACCACGACGGTGGCCTCGCTGCCCGCGACCGCCCTGCCGGCCTTCACCGGCGCCACCGGTGGGCTGACCGACATCCACACGGTCCGGGACACGGTCATCACCGCGGCCTCGTACGCGGTGCCACCGCCCGGGCCCAACGGGTGGACCTACAACGGATCCGCCGTGCTGTCCGGCACCGACCTGTCGCTCACCAAGGCCGTGCAGAACACCAAGGGGTCCGCCGTCCAGGCCACCGTCGTACCGTCGGCGCGGCTGAAGGCCACCTTCACCGCCGAGATCGGCGGCGGCACCGGCGCCGACGGCCTCGCCTTCCTGCTGCTCGACTCGACCAGGGCGACTCCCACGGCGCTGGGCGGGGGAGGCGGAGGCCTCGGCTACGCGGGGCTGCCGGGCATCGCCGTCACCCTGGACACATACCGGAACACCGGCGACCCCTCGGCCAACTTCGTGGGGGTGGCCATCGGCGGGAATGGATCCCCCTTCCAGTACGCCGCCACCTCGACGGCCGTTCCCGCCCTGCGGACCGGCACGCATGTCGTCGACGTGAGCGTGACGACCGCCGGGCACATCCTGGTCAGTGTGGACGGCACCCAGGTCATCGACACCGCGGTGACCCTGCCGCGGAACGTGCTCGTCGGGTTCAGCGGCGCCACCGGCGGCTCCACGGACAACCACACGGTCAGAGGCGTCAAGATCACTTACTGA